Part of the Garra rufa chromosome 8, GarRuf1.0, whole genome shotgun sequence genome, catgttcatacttttcagttggccaagatttctaataatcctttctttgtattggtcttaagaaatattctaattttctgagaccCTGAATtgggggttttcattagttgtcagttataagcatcaaaattaaaagaaataaacacttgaaatatatcagtctgtgtggaatgaatgtatacattatacaagtttcacttcttgaatggaattagtaaaattaatcaactttttgaatatattctaattatatgaccagcacctgtagtatgttgtaaaaatgttttaacatgattagcatgttgttaacatgaatagcatgattagcatgttgctagcttgattctagtattattagcatgttttaccTGATTTAGCATGTTGTGTTAGCATTTAACATAAATGAAAAAGTCCAGATTAAAATTAGCTGATTCAGTGAAGAACCAGCAAAAaacctggagaaaaaaaaaaaaaaaacagataaaaataGTCTAAGTTGgttgtctggttttagctggtcatccagcctggtcttagctggtcatagGTCATAGCTggacagcaggctggttttagatggggtttggccacttccttagctggtcaagctgggagaccagctggaacaaccagctaaaaccagcttgaccatcttagccaggctgggagaccagataaaaccagctaatcccagtttaaaccagctaagactacCCAACTATTTTaggctgtttgtttttttcagcagggaaaccaATTAAAACCAgctcatttgcaaaaaaaaaaaaagttaacaacTTGCTAGAACCAGCCTAGGCTTCTTTTCTAGTcttagctgtttttttagcaGGACTCCCAGCTTGACtggctaagaccagcctgacaagctaaaaagtggccaaaaccacttCAAAAccttttttaagctttttaaactGGGAGTTGTTAAGCTTTGCTATAGCAATAGACAGCTTAAATACACCATAAGTCTCATtgtacaaaagttttcaccccctgaatGAAAGTCTACAGAATTTTGGGAGGGTTGGATAGTCTGGTTTACAAAAACCATAAGCCGGATCGGTTAGAAAAATATAGCAACTTAAGTCAGACCAGTCTGAAGTTGTAGCTTAAAaactctaggaggagatacattttaaaatttagtctcagaagaagaagattaAATAGTAGATCAGCAAAttgactttctcaagccaatttAACTAGTTTTGTACAAGTCATTAAAAAATACAAAGCCACACCAATGGCAAATGTAAAACAGCAGGGGGCACAACATGCAAAAACTAGCTTGTGAACTGCAAGTTGCAAAGCGGTTTCAGTTAAAAAATGGAGAAagaaaaaatacacttattaatttaaaaaaaagttataggTGGAAGTTTATATCTATTTCCTTAAAATGTTgcgttattgtattttattttactttcttaACTGCTAGAACAAATATTTCTATTCTGTTTGATTTCCTGCAGGGGAAAAAAGATTTGTCATGAAAACTTCAACTCACTGCTGTTAAAATGGAAAAATCAAACCCAGCAGAAAGTGGCAGTGAAGTTACCTGCAATACTGATGAAAGACAGATAAATGTTAGCATGAAGATGGTCTAAAAATATACAGGAAATGCTGGTGAGACTTTTTTTGAGATGAGAGGACAAGAGACTCTTTGGTGGAGGCAGTGGTTGTCATTCACTAGAACAGAAAACCCAGGGCTAGGGCCACTTCCTGTTAGGTAAAAGACTGACACAGTAGAAGCAATCAAAACAGAAAGGCTAAAAACTGTTGCACATCACAGACCAAGCAACAGGTCGCCATCCACAGAAACTTCAACGTTTCAAGGAATGTAATGGAAATGAGCAGGACAATCACtctatttttgatatttttggccTCACATGTGTCCTACACAGgtaaaatctttttttcttctcTACAAACTTAGTGCACAGGGTGTCATACATCTAGCACATTCAGCGCagagttttaatgttttacaATATGGGTTGTGAAATCTGTATTCATTGCTACTTATATGGATTGCGAAATCTGTATTCGTCACTGTCAAGAGTGAATGTTTAAAAAttgaatattagattttttttgtgtgtgttttctccTGTAAAGAACATTGAGGTCAAACATCAGGACATCTTCAAGTGGCCATTTTAGTTTCCCTCTACAACCAGCAAGACTTGTAAACAGTTACTTTTAAGCGGCAACTGTGCAATACACAGTGTTTGCAACATATTGTCTGAAAAAAAAGATGAAGGGTTTTCGGCATTACTATGATGGTTTCCAACTGACAGCTTCATGTTTAAATGTACTTTGCTGAGATTGAAAAAAGAGGATCCAAGAAAAGCAACTCTACAACTCTAAAACCCACAATCTCCTTTTGCGAAACTCAAGTCAAAATTGACTGGATCAGCAAATGGCAGCTTTTTCAAGTCTACAACTACAATGGCCGCCTAGACACACCTATTGTTGGATACTCtgattagtatttttatttaccaaatttaatttaaaacaaataatatgggaccctgcaccacaaaaccagtcttaggtagcacaagtatatttgtagcaatagccaaaaatacattgtatgggtcaaaatgatcatttttttattaggatattaagtaaagatcatgttccatgaagatattttacgtctatatatcaaaactttatttttgattagtaataaagctaaaaacttaatctggacaactttaaaggccattttctcaatatttagaaaatGAAAAGCTTTATCCAGCTTTCAATGATATGTAAAGtttaaaaatggacccttatgactggttttgtgtcctGGGTCACAGTTAGCAAAAAGTTttatatttttcttcttcttcttaataTTATTCTTCTATGTGTAGTGATTGTTTTTAAGTATTATATGTTGTAACTAATATATACTTaggtaatttaaataaatatttgccAGGGTAAATTTAATATGTCCCAAGTTTTCAGTAGCTACAACAACCGAATTTAACTACAATTTTTACATGTTAAGTACAAAAGCGGAAGCGGAagctaaatgtttttagaaaaatagTCAGTATTAAAATTAATTAGAGGAATGTTTGTGAATAAAGTAATATTTtaggaacatgacctttactagAGCATTtgtacaaatacaaaatacaaaaaaatacaattgttTTGACCACAAATTAATAACAAAACATGCAAAAAGGACAACAAACTAATTTTCTGTCCTTATTATACAGTCAAACctaaaattattcaaatattttgTTACTACTGGGTGCAGAACACCATATAGTTAGTATAGCAAAATAAagcaaactgtgacatattatagccCAAATTCTTCAtagagtggactaccagtaaaactgatttaaaaaagggatcaaaaatttgatttgacactctGACTATGTTTTGTTGCATACCTTTctttcaaagttatctgacattatcgagatgaatttgttctgacacagtttaactcttgagctcttgtcatattttatcacagtgttctaaactatagcgaataaacagTGATAActtgagaaatgttgaaggtgtctgaatgccttttggtttgactgtatatgtcaATGTTTTGCTGCCACACCGTAAGCGGAAGAATTAACGTGCAAGTTTAAGGCAACAAAGACAAAAATAGATAACAGATGATATAACCTTTTTACATACACATTTTGACTAGTACACCCATTTTAGCCCAAATCTAAATACACAACTACTAGATATTTCTAACATTTGGAACGATCTGCAAAATCATTGAATCTGTCGTACACGATAATGCTATCCTAGCAGTCAATGTGGCCTAACTTAAAAAAcaatgctcttttttttttaattgtgttgcTGTCACATATTAAATAGAATCTAAACAACTTCATTTTAGTATTAATAGCTTATTTAACAGTAACAAGGGCCCTAAAATAATAAAACCTGGAATCGTTTCGTCATCACTGATGAAATTTGTAATCAGTCTGTTTATAACTTTGTGCTTTTCATTCTTTTATATTAAGCAAACAAAATTCAGAATTCAGCTAGTGATAAGTAATACATTAGTGCTAAAGTACAGTACACTGCCATTAATTTTATGCACTTTTACGTTAACGcaaaaaaataatgcaaatacAGGTCAAAATAAAGATGTTCTACAGAAAATTCCTTCATTTTTAATACAGTACGAGTACATTTtgccctttttttttatttgatatgtCGACTTATATACTGTATGTTAATTTTTACTGAGTCTTTGTTTCTGTATGCAGTGATCTTGCAGAACAAAAATGCTTCGTGCCCCTATATATTATGTGAAAGGTGTGTGGTCAGTTTGCTAACTTCATCCAACAGCCCCCATAAACACCTATTTGATCTGCAGTGATGCAATGGGGGCTTCACTGTTTTGTGCTCATTCTTGCACTTAACTAGTCCCATGCAGAGAAACCACCGAACtagatgacacacacacacaaacatttactCAGAGAtcacagagagacagatagaggAGCCTGGGCCCCTTCTGCCTCGAACAGGAAGGCATGAGTGCAGTTTTTTCATAGAGGTTTGTTTTGTGAACCACTAAATGTTCTTAATGTAGAAACAGATTACGGACGCGAGTGGGGAATGAAACTAGTCCGGTTTACGTTTAATTATGAAAGAGTTGTGTAAAATAATATTTCGGTAGGTTACCAAAGCAGCACATCATACAATGAAATGTCGACAAAGCATACAGTATGGTGCATGTTAGTTCTAGTTACTTTCTTTTAATCATTGTCTATTTATCTAAACATTATTTGTATGTTTCTGTTGTGGATTGACTAGACTATAGTTCATTTAATAGGAGATTCCTGCTTGCATTATACAGTTATCTTTTTCAgttacttatatattttttatttgtcccAATGCTAGGTATCAGTGCAGGAATGTCTTGATATCTTTGTGAACTGAGTCATTGACTAAAGCTAAGGTCAAGTTAGATATTTAAGTTTATCTATGAAACCTTGCTAAATTAATAGGTCGCAATGGAAATTCATTGAGTATTTGGACGTGGCCCAGCTTCCTCTGTTTTAGAGGAACAGTAATGAATGCAATATATAGTGCAAGCAAAATTCTCTACATCTAAGTGCAATGTAACTGCAACTTTAACGTGTATGCTTGCACCATTCGTGTTGTGCAGTTATGACTAACCAGGGTGCAAATAGTAGTATTTGGAAGATTTTTATATACACATTTACAGTTAAACAAAATTTATtaagacaccagatataatttttatagcagtgcaggacactatagttcatttatgtaagtgaggatagcaaaataaagtaaactgtgacatattatacatattataattcttcatacagtggattatcagtaaaactaataaaaaattgggaaaaaaattatttagacactttgacctgaccatgttttgcttaagtgttttttctttgatTGCTAATGCGACTTTTTACATcacaaactgaacaaaatgaGCCATTGCTTGGTacttggtcaacaaagtattgatagttgtgtaaatatggtcatactaacagttgtctgaataattttcgGTTGATTGTAacccattacatacctttctatcaaagttatctgacattataaagatgaatttgttctgacacagtttaactctgagttcttgtcatattttataaccATTTTCGAAACTATAGCCAATaaatgtgataatgtgagaagtGTTGAAGGTGTCTCAATCAGTTTTGGTTGGACTGTTATTTCAAGTCTCGCTctttaataattgttttattagAAAGCGCATTTGTTTTGCTCGCATTCAAGACATTTACGGTCTTCGTGAAACATCAAGTGATCTCAAATACTGTCCATAGCATTTTGAATATTCTATTAAATAAAATAGCCTGTggcatattttactttttttatttgaaaagggacagtactatttttaaaaaatgtttccatTTAATGCACCGTACCGGATTTCATCCGGATTTCCTTTGGCAGGATATCAGTAAACCACCTTTAAAAAATAACACAGTACTACACAATGCATACAATACAATAAAGCTGATACATGATGGGCAACATTTTTTGAGAAGTGTTGCTTGagcactttcccattgagaatgggtaacaaatttctatctggataatcTAGATTTGTCTTAGAATTTCAGTAGGTTTTAACTGGTCTCTGTAGTTTGTTTATAATTTTGTGAAGCCATTTTGCATTCTAGTCATCTAATCCAATCAATGTAAGCAGATAATTTATGTGCCGCTTTTTAGATGCTCCTGTTTAAACTcaaatttaaatatgttttataagAGAGAGAATCATTGTATATTGATTAGCGACTCTAGTACTAGACATGAAAGACTTGGGATTGGAAAGTTTGCATTGTATTAACAACCCCTAGACATTTAGGCGTAAATAAGTTTTCCAACTTGTGTGCCTTAGTTAAAACTAAATGAACATCTTGGTGTAATCTAAATAGagagttttttctttctttatttgtatGGTGGTTTAGGTACTAGAGATGCTTTCTCTCTCATTTTTCCATTCTCTTATGCATTCTTTCTTGTTTTCTTGCTTATTAACTCTACAAAAGCAACCAAGCAGAGAAAGGAAGAAAAGAAGACATTACAAAACATCTATAAATAACCAGAACAAGACAACAAATTTTAAACTGCATGTTTTAGCTGATtgcatgttttaaaaatgtttgttttatttgcagaGGCCGCATCTGCGAGTGACCCAACGTATTGTTATATTTTAGATGTTTTTCTGCTGCTGTATTCTATCATTTTTACTGCTCTCTACTTCAGAGAGAAGGTAAGTTGAGTTCTAGCATGCACTGTTTGTTCTAAGTGAAGAAATTTACCTAACGGTTTAATCGCTAACCTGTGTTCTGCCTTGTATGGCGTAGTTTACAAAGGAAGGGCCTGTTCCTCCAGAGCCGGACACCCCAGCCCGTAACCCCAATGAGCCTGTCTACACGGTGAGTTCTCATTAATATACATATTTTCTGAATAGAGGTTAATGTTTAAGGTTCAAGTATACTTCATGTGTTGATGTGTATTCAATTGAACGGGTCATTCCTACTATAAAGTTCATTTTCATCTCCCAATCATTGGTGTAATATCTATAGTTTAAGTTTTCTTGTATCTAAAATAGACAATTAAGTAAACATTGGTAGAAGTTAAAAACAATTTCACCTCTTTGGTTTGAGTTTACTCTTGGTTTGTTGCCATATTTGTGGTGTGCATGGTTGCTATGCActtatgaaaataaaaactagCAATTTATTAAgatctttcttttttcctttctatAATCAAAAACCTTATGAGCAAGTTTTATTTTTGCCatgttatacactaccagtcaaaagtttttgaacagtaagattttattatttttaaaaaaaagctgcttctgctcaccaagcctgcatttgatccaaagtacagcaaaaacagtaaaatgttgatatatttcttactgtttaaaaaaaaaaaaaaaaatttttcaacatcattactccagtcttcagtgtcacctgatccttcagaaatcatgctaatatgacaatttgctgttcaagtaacattttttattatgagTAAAGttttcttttcaggattctttgatgaatagaaatatctaaagatcagcatttataaaaaataaaaagcttttgtatttTGGGGGGGAATGAAATTATAGaacttaatacttttattgaggAAGGAttctttgaattgatcaaaagtgataaagacatttataatgttacaagagatttctacttcagataaatgctgttcttctgaactttctattcatcggaAACCtggaaatcagaatattagaatgatttctgaaggatgtgactaagtaatgatgctaaaaagtcagctttgaaatcaataaattatatactttttcattttaacagctattttaactagtaaaactccgaattttacagttttgctgtcctttggatcaaataaatgcagacttggtgagcagaagagactttaaaaaatcattaaaaatcttactgttcaaaaatttttgactggaagtgtatctGAACATTTCGTATTTTGGCAACCCTAGAACAGCTAAAATCTAACTTTAAGTACCAAAGAACACACTAACATTTTTTGTGATATATTTGTAATGTGTAAACCTAATAAAGTAATAAGAGTAAATGCGCTCTACTATAGGTAGCATATGGTTACAACGCGGTATCTGTTTCCAAGAGTCTGTTTACCGCCAAACAACAAATATGCACCCTGACTCATTTTTAATCTAACATTTTGTGGTTATGAAATATTACTAGCCTACTTTACGGTAAAATCAAAAACAAATACATGtacgttttttgtttttgtttttttcagccaaGTTTTACGATAATTCGTACCACGATAGTCCGTTCAGAGCTTTTTAAAGTCGGGTTCAAccctttttttaaatgccttcTTAAATTACAAAAGAAGCATCATTCTTTTTCAAAACACTGCCTAATTAGATCTGACCCAAATAATACAAAGGCAACGTGCGTGTTGTTTTTTAGGACTTGGATCTGCCTCAGATGAGTTCCGATTATCAGCAACTGGATAGACCGGTgagattattttatgtttta contains:
- the cd247l gene encoding CD247 antigen like codes for the protein MEMSRTITLFLIFLASHVSYTEAASASDPTYCYILDVFLLLYSIIFTALYFREKFTKEGPVPPEPDTPARNPNEPVYTDLDLPQMSSDYQQLDRPIRRREPETHYQELRAHTSDEYQEIRSKGNKPRKAKNKSNEGRTGRNRDAAEAVEMETFPTNN